GCTGGCGGGGCCGCGGCAGAGCGCGCAGCCATggcgggagggcggggggcgctgctgctgctggccgcgGCGCTGCTGTTCGCCGGCGCCGTGCTGGCCGCTCGCGATCGCCCGCGGCTCTTAGGGGCCCCGGTGGACATCGCCAACACCGGCAATGACGAGGGCCTGCAGCGGGCTCTGCAGTTCGCCATGGCGGAGTACAACAAGGCCAGCAACGACATGTACTCCAGCCGGGTGGTGCGGGTCCTGAGCGCCCAGAAGCAGGTGGGTGCCGGGGTGGGCAccgggcggggggctgggggcggcccTGGCGCCCTCCggcgtggtggtggtggggcagCTCCCCTGGGGGCGGCCCTGGCGCCctccggggcgggggggctccCCTCGGAGGTTCCTTTGGAGAAGGAGCAGGCCTCAAGCCTGAGGGGTTGTTCaggctggtggttttttttacgGAAGGGgaataaaagccttttttttttaatagtgtggGTCATACCAGTCTGAATACCCTGGAGTCTGTGTGTTACTGAAGCAGCTAGTAAATGCCttatgctgctgctgagctaaCGCACATCTCTGTTTACTAAGGAGACTGTGCTGTGCGCCTTGTTTACTTGGATTTTGTTTGCCCTTTTTGAAAGGGTGCCAAGTGCTTCTGCTGTGGAGGCTGCCACAGGTGGTCCCCTCTGTACTTTTGGAGTTTGGTTTCCACAGTGTCATCGGAAAACTGCGGTTCCACTAGGCTTGTCTTGTCAGAGAACCTTTCAGTATGTGCTGCAAATAAAACTGCTTCTACCCGCTTGTCTTGCTGCAGATTGTGTCTGGAATCAAGTACTTAATGGAAGTTGAGATTGGCCGGACAACTtgcccaaagccagcagctgATCTCCAGAGCTGCGCTTTCCATGGTGCGCCGGAGATGGCTAAGGTAGGCTCCAGAGCACAGTGTGCTGGCCTCTGAtttcccagccccttccctctgGCTGATGTAGCACAGAGAGGTAATGGACAGTGTCTCCTGTCTGCCCCAGCTACGATCAGAGACCTCGTGCCTTTACCCTTAACTAAATACAGCTCTTGTGGAACTTGTCTTGCCAGACGATGGTGGCGGAGAAGGCAGGGCCTTTTTAACCTGTTCTGTAAGTGGGCATCTGAGGCTGTAGCATGTGGAAGACTGTGTGCCTCAGTCCTCTTAAAAAGTGCTTGTGGTCTGGATCACAAGGATATGTGGAGGAAACTGCCAAGCCTACAggtgtcctggctctgtcctgaGTCCCCGTACCATTCACTGCTCCTCTTGTCCCATGGTGATGTAAACATGCTTGACTTGGCTAAGCACTGATCGCAAGAGGCAGATTACCCCTGTTATCTGTGTCCACCAAGCTGTTATATGGGAGTTTTGCCTAACAGCAATGCTCTTTAAAAAGAGTACTTCAGACTTTCAGGTGAGAGCACCAGATGTATCTGCCTGCATCTGGCTTGCGTCTAGTTCTTCCATAGTACTTCGTTACTTCTGCTAATCAGTGATAGATTTAGCTTCTCTGTGTACCTGCCTCTTCTGCCTGTGTGTATGAGAAGTGTAACTGCACACAAGTGTTGTCAAACACATAACTAGAAGCTTGGGTGTACCATCATGACTGTTGCAACAGCTTGGCATGTGCATATACAGATAGCTGTGCAGGTGTGCTTACCTGCCCCAGAGACTTTATGTTGGCTGTTACCCATGCTGAAAGCTTTCCTGTGTGTGAATGGACAAAGGAGATGGTCATTCTGAAGAAAGGTtgactgcagctgctgtgttaGTGTTTGGGAGAAATGATTCATACTGAGCAGGTACTAACAAGGGTGGTGTTCCCAAATACTTGTCAGGAGGGTGCAAGTCTAGAGAGCCACAGAAGCTGCTTACATTCTGGATCACATGGGGTAGTAAATTGGTGTAGAACAGTGGTCAGTGACACTGCTTTTTTGCTCTTAATCTGacaactgcctttttctttctctccttagCACACCGTTTGCAACTTCACAGTGTATATTGTTCCTTGGCTGAACGAAATTAAGCTATTGAGCACTAGCTGCCAATAAGCCTATCTTTGTTCCAGCAGAGACCAGCAACCAGTCATTcggatttaaaagaaaaaaaataaagcagtaacAAATTGAGATGGGTTTTATCAATGCCTGTTATCTACTTATGTATGCTTGTGCTATGCAAGTTAAACTATGTTaaacaactttttcttcttggtaaCTTCATTTTAGGGCATTcttcctgcagctttcctgattctaatttaaaaaagtgACTACTGTAAACATAAAAACTTAATAATTGCTGTggtgtgtggtttttctttGAGCTCCTGCTGTCTTGGAGGGAggatttgcttttatttttgaccTGGTCTGTCATGACCAAAGAATGGGGTGAGAAGGAATGTGGGGGAGGTAATCCATGCCTCCTTCACCTGACCTCTGGTTTTGAGTAAGAGGTGGAAGTCCTTAGCTGTTTCCACTGAAGGAACactctgcttttgaaaacactgcagTATGCCAGCACTTGATCTTGGGAAGATTAGCCAGAGCTTGTACTAAGGCTGTGATTATTTCAGATCCTGGCTGCTAACTGTGACGTGGCAAGGCTGCCCCCATGGtaatgcagctgtgctgtgttaAGAATTAACTGCTCTGGTATCTTCCTGTGCTGCCTTTGTGTTTTAGGAACCCTTTCTTCCAGTGGCACCTGGTCTGCACAGGTTCTGTCCCTAGCTTTTTCTGCGCAGAAAGCCCCAGAGCTTTCTAGTTCAAGTAGCAGCATTAGTTCACTTTATTTCTAACCTAAACTGTGATCTGTGGAGCTGGAGGAACAGCttcttgtgtgtgtgcctgACCTGTGACGGCCTACGCTTACAAGCAGAGACACctacactggagcaggttggtGACAAACCTGtctcggggtggggggggggacTGAGCTCTGGCTGTGTGTTAACTGAGGGCAATTTGAATGGTGTCTCATCTGGGCAAATCCCTTTAAATCGGCAGGCAGAAAGAATCAGCACCCATGAACTCTTACGAGAGCTGGATGAGGTGTTTCCTATTGTGCTGTAATGGATTTGTATTGCAGGGAAATTGGGGATACTGTACCTGCATGGTAaaggacaggtgaccccagtACCCATAACCTACTTAGCCTCTGGGCAGCCtagtgcaaaaaaaccctctgaaagTTAGTGAAGTTGGTGTTAAGTGGATAATTATTAAGAAAGTAAGTTACCAGCCAGTGTAGTTTTATAGCAGATGGGTATTATCTGGACAacctggttttgttctgtaagTGTGAATGTTCCCCAGAAGCAGCCCTTTAAATCCAAGTGGCTGGACAAGCCTGGTGGGGTTTTTCTCTCAGCCAAGTGCGTTGCTGCTAGTTTCAGTAAGTAGGGCACCATGTTTGGTGGTGGTATGAGCGTTGCAGGGAAAGAGCTCCAggtctagggaaaaaaatgtagcttttcAATGTCTTGTGATGTCCCAGAACTCAAGGAAAGAGACAAGGAAGCTTCCCTGAGCAGAAGGCAAGTCAGAAGGGAGCTTAGGATTGTGCACAGGAGGGGTCtcttcatttttacttctgGGGGAGGACTGGAAGGAAAGGAGCAGGATTCCTCTGAAAGAAATTTGATTTTCAGGTAATAGGGGAAGGTACAAGGTCAAGAGAAGGAGTCTTGGGAGTGGGTGAAGGTGCTGAGGTGAATGATGGGCGTGCTTCTTGTTTTTCATAGTCCTAATAGTGCATTTCCCACTTGCGTctgcttttccatgttttgAAGTAAACATAGTCCTTTCAGTGTAAATCTTACCCAGGGATAAAATCAGTCTTGTGTTCTGTTGTGCCCTATGTTAATCCTCAAGCCCGGGAGTCCCGTGCCCTGTGCTGGTCCTGTTTTGAAAGGAAGATTGGAGAGGTGCAGAGAAGAACTACAGAAGTGATCTGATGGCTGGAGGAAGCAGCTGGAGGTGGTAGGTGTAAGGATGCTGTTATTTGCCTGAAAAATGAGAGCTAATGCAAGCACATCTTTGGGCATGGGGGAGCTTGGATctaaggaaggagagaaaaacaagagagtAACCAGAAAACAAGCTTCTAGTGGGAAATAGAGCTCCCTAGGAGTGCATCTTCTGTGGGTTGCTCTTTCTCCCAAGGGAAATGCCACTTCCCATCGCTGCCGGGGTCTGATGAGCTTGTGGTGAGCACAATGCCAGATCTTGATTCATATTGCCAGGGGGATGAGCTGGTTGCCCAACACTAAGGATCTCCGTCCAGGATATGCCCAGATCCAACAGGAATTATTCACTCTGCCTCCCCACCATCGTTGTCCCATTCCTTCTGAGTGTTGTGCATGAAGATGGCCcatttctcttgcctaccgggtCAGTGACTGTGCAGGTGTCCATCTGCTGCGCCGTTGGGTCAGTTAACCCTGCTGACCAAGGAAATCCTGCTGCCAAGCTGTGCAGCTGCCCTCACTTGCCATTTTTCTAACTGCTCCCTTCATTCATACATGCTGATTCCCCATTTTCCAGTCTGTCTGTACaagtgctcagcagcagtgaaggGGCTTTATCATGCATTTGGTGGGTTTGCCTGTGTTTCCCTTTTGTTGTCTTGGCTTGATGCCTGGGTGGGTAATTGCACCGGTCTCCTTAGTAAGGAGGCTAGGCAAGAGCGGAGGATGCAGGTGGGTGTAAGCAGGCGTTTCCTCCACTGTAGCTGTATTTATTAGCCAGCAGCTCTGAACAGCATGCAGGAAAAAGGGTGGCTGTGACAGAGAAAATGAGACTCGAGTGTTTTGAGTTCCTGAATCCAAAGGTCTTGCATTTTCATGTTGAAATGCCAATGACTAAAGGCACGAATGAAGGGTACACATTACCCCATCCTCACAAGCTGCTGAGTGTCAGCCTTGGTGACTGTCCCTATGTGCTCTCCACTCACAAGCTGCTGAGTGTCAGCCTTGGTGACTGTCCCTATGTGCTCTCCACTCAGAGCAAATGCCAAAAAAGCTTGACCTAGTTTAATAAAGCACCTTCCACTGTGGGCTGTGTTACTTTGCAGCAGGCTAAGAGCATTAGTGGAAGTTCCCCTGCCAGGAGCATTTTGCTTGGCAGGCCCTTCTGTTTGGCTGGCTGGCAGTAGCTGGGTCAGCTGAACGCGCTGCCCTCGTTTCTGGCTGCATTCGCTGCCTGACTTTTTCAAATGTCGGTGGCAGATGTGAATGAGTGACTGGAGAAGCATTTATTTCGTGTTGTCTCTTATGCTCTGCTTGTGTCTGACAGATCAATTCTGGGGTCATGCTTCCTTAAACTTTGGGGGGTcagagctttgctgctgccacagctcgTGAACCCAAAGCTTCTCCCTGGCTCCGGGACTCAGGGAGAGATTTGGGGCCAACTGGCTGAGAAGTGTAGCTCTCCTTAGCAGTGCCTGCACCTGCAGGCCCATAAGCACATGGACTTGtagctcccagctctgcaaaggacagctgaggcacagagctgtgAAAGTCATGATGGTTTTGGAGCCCGAGTATTACTGGTGTGCCACAGCTATGGCATGTTCAACTGAAGGCAATGGGGCAATATCCCGATCAGCGTGAACAAGCAGAAGTATTGATCCCACCTGATGAAGCTGGCAGGATTGAGCCCATCTGGCTTTTTTGGAGGACATCTGTGGGATTCTGTgataaaaagcagttttaccACAAGAACTGAAGAGCCCAGAGTGTTGAGAAGTGTGGTACAGGttatctttgggttttttaccttGTCTGAGACCCTTGCCCACCCCTTCCTCTGCCCATGGCCCAAGACCTCATTTAAGCTTAAGCCTCGGTCCCCTGTCCCTGCATTAGATATGTCCTTAtctccagccctggctgctgcacggACCTTGGACCTTGTAGCTTTGCCTCCAGCCCCTTCTTCTGCTCCAGCCCGGGCTCCCTGGAGGGCCCCTGGTCCCAGTTCATCCCCTCGCTGTGTTCTGGGGCTGTTGATGAGCCCTGTCCCACCCTCAGCTCTACTGGCTGTGCTGAGACCCCGTGGGACTGTGCCCTGTCGGGGGGACATGGCCAGTGCTGGGGCCCCCTCAGCTCCTGGCTCATCCCCTCCTCGCGCTGCTCCCTGGAACCTGGTCCTGCAGGGTCTTTCTGAGATCCTTGGAAGCCATCTCAGCACTCCTGCCAGGTACCGTCACCTCCCTCTGCACACAGGCTAAATCGCAATTTCCTGCAGTTATGAAGGGAAATGACCATGAGAGGATCCAGCTCAccacgcagccctgcagccctaCGGccgggctgcctgctgctgtggccaACGCCCGTGTGCTCAGGATGTGCAATATTGCTTACCCGAAGGTGTGGGGACCTCTTGGTGAGTGTCTGAAGGTGCTAGGTTGGTTGTATTCATCCTTAACATGCAATGTCTTAGTATCACTGTAGTGTGGATCCTTCATTTACCGATCAAACCCGCACCCCAGTTTGAATCTTGGTGCTTTACCTCTTGATGACGACACCGGAGAGGTAAGACTTCAGATCCCTTTCCTTGCGGGATGCAGTGGTGATCTAGAGACCATTTCTGCAGGGTTCAGCAGGAAAGTGTCCTAAGTTAGGTCACTGCTGATGATGCTGGGCTCCTCCTGTCACCCAGCTTTGGTGGTGGCCCGCTGGTGAGAGGGTGCGAGGCCAGGTGCCTGGTTCTCCTCTCCAGGCGGCATGGCCCCAGGCTTGGCAAGGAGGGGTGAGGAGGACTCTTGGTGCCCACCTGGCTTGAGTGAGAAGAGCAGCCAACCTGCAGGCTCCACAGTGCAAATCCCTCATGAGCAtctccctgctgtccccctcTAACGTGGGGCATGGCTCACCGTGACAGTGGACCCTGGGGCAGGACCCAGGGCTCAAGGTGACACTTGCTGAAGCTTCTTTTCTGTGTCACTCACATGGCGTTGCTCAGCCTCTGTGAGCGAGTGGGCTCCCACTGTAGGATTTTGCAGTGGGGAAGCAGAAGCTCCTCTCCATGATAAGCTGGTGCGTGAGTGTTGGGGTGTGCGCTGGGTGTTCCTTCTGACCTTGCCAGAGGTGGGTGTGGGGATGTGTGTGCGTAGGACTGATGATGGGGAAACCTGTCTCTGCTTCCAGCCGGAGGAAAAGCACCGGTGACTCATGTTGCCCTCGTTGTACCGTGCCTTGCTGGGAGGCACCGTCCCCTCTTCCCCACCAGCTGAGAAACATCATACCTTGTGCCATGCCACCTCCACCCCTTCTCATTTAAGCACCCCAGGGTGATGGGGCTGGGGCGAGGCCACCACCAGCAAGCGAAGGCATGTCCCCCCGGTCCTTACCTCCTGGCCTGCATCTGCAggtggctggtgctggaggtggCTCTTGCTGCTCACCCGGCAAACGGGCGTCTTGGCTCCTCACAGCAACAGTCTGTAGGGCGTGCTGTGAGGCAACACCACTTCATCCTCTCACCTTAACGTGGAGAATGATGGGAAGAAAACATaagcttaaaacaaaacctgggTGTGTAAATGTtctatcaattaaaaaaaaaaaataatgtgagcAAGTAGGAACCAGTGTGAGTGCTAAAAAGTAAAACTTTCTCCCTGAGGGACTCTTCTGAAGAGAGATCTTCTGCAAGATGTTCTCATAGACAAGCCAGACCCAGCAGCCTCCTCTCTGTCCTCCCGTGGAGTGCAGGTACCACAAAGGGCACAACccccagctgcagaaggaaCTGGGAATCTGGCCTGGCCAGGGAATTCGTTTTAGATCTTGAATAAAAAAGTTAGCAAGAAAAGAATGGTTTCAGGTGAAGTGGCGACATTTACACTGAGCACACCCCTCTCCCTTGCCATAGGTTAAGTCCCCCCATCCGTACGGGTGAGCCGCAGCTTTCTTCCCTCCTTATGGGTCCAAGGAGGGAAGCCCTGACATCCCTGCAGAAAAGTTATTATCTCCAAGTGCCAGAAGTGGCTAAGGAGCTTAAAACCAGTGGCTTTAACATCAGTGAAGCCTGAATCCTCCTCGTTCCCAGTGATGTTGCCCACTCTTGGCTGTGGAGTGGTTGGTGAGGCTACTGCTGTCACCCTCAGAGGCCTCCGGTGCAGAGACATCCTGCCTTCCCTAGGGATGAGGGGACCATGGACCACTTCTCTCCGAACATCTTCAGCCCTCTGTCATCTCCCGATTGAATTGCTGCACTGACGAGTTCTGCCAGGCTGCAGATTGCTACATGACAGAGAGGACGATGAAACACCACCCTCCGTCACACggcagcagtgacagctgcagggctggtgacCGGCTCTCTTCTCCCCTGCTTGCTCCATCACTGTTGTAGTCCTGGGTTGACAAAGGTGCCAGACAAACTGTGCTAGGATCCACCCTAAGCAGCTGCCAAGGGAAGTTTTTACCTCTGGGAACCAAAGGCCAAAAGCACAGTGATTCCCCCCCGCACTGGAGCATCAGGAGACTTCTGTGGTTAGTGAGCCTGTTGTTGCTAGTCAACAGAGCTGGATGAAGCCAACCGTGCTGATGAGGAAGAGGCTGGAGAAAAGTTTggctcactttttttttttttgggtgacTTCGGTTTGCAAATGCAGCCATGCTAGTTCTGAGCATGTCTTCTCTGGAGGAGAGGGCACCGGAGCTATTTACAAAGATGCTCTTCACATACCGTGTTGCAGCTTGTCCGGGTGAAGCTGGATGTGCCAAGCTCTGGTTGTGCAAAGGTGTGACGCGGTGAACTTGGGGGTCACAGGGCTGGTCCCCAAAGGGGTGTCTGGGAACCCTCCAGGAGCTGGCTCCCCTCAAGAAAAGCAGTAGCCtctaaaattaaattagctTTGGACCTCAGCATGGCTTGGCTGGGCACGTTGGCTAATTACACTGACCTTCCCTTGTTAAAACTCATGGGGCTTGTTAAGGTGGCtacagattttttaattatctatTTTTCCTCCCCAGATAGTAGGCCTTTTCACTGCTTTCCAGATTACATAGCTGGGACTGTTTTTCATATTCAATCTGACACTTTGTCTCCTGCACAGCCTGGGTAGctcagtaaaaattatttttcctgtaaaatgttGAGAGAATAATGAAATATAGTGTTTCCACATGTCTGATGTGCTTTTTGCCCAGCTGGCGTGCTCAGAGGCTTTCCAACAAAACTGGCTCTGGGATCTCAGTGTGATAAGAAGCTGGAGAACTGGGAAGAGACttttttgctctgtgctgttttaaACTACCCTCTCCCAACTATAGCCAGTGTTTCTTGCGGAGGCTTGTGATgggaaagcaagaagcagcagtgttCAGGTATTAGTGGAAAAGGAGCACGGACATGCTTTCAGCAATACAGCACAAATCAAGAGCTctcagaaaaatctcattttgacCCCTTGATTGCCACCTCTAATGGGAATAAAGCAAGCCCCACGCCTGCACTCGCCgagggaagcagctgctgtAGAGGAGCCCactctgcagcacaggagggTACAGCTAGGTGTTTCATCCCCTGAGCAGGCGTCGTGGGGGTCCACTGTGCCTGgagctgcccggggaggggggggcaagTGTCTTTTGTGCAGAGGGGGGACAGGCTGATGTGTGGGCAGGACTCACGGGGAAAAAGGCTGGTCTGTGCCGGGGTCTGGTGGGGTAGGATTCACCAGGGaacagctgtggctgctgtgaaCCTATTTTTCCACCTCATCACAAAGATTGTCAGCTCAGTGCTAACCACAAAGCTTCTCAGCTGatggctgggggaggggggggtagGGGGTAGGCAGGGAGGACAGTGCCTGACAGATTTTCAGACCCTCTGCTGAGTTTGCAGTGCTGACACTTTGGAAGACCCCAGCATCCTCTGGCTGTCAACAGGAGCAATTCGACCGGGAGGTAGCAAGGATGAGTAGTGAGCAGTGAGTGGGAAGTTAAACACTGGCCGCAGGCTGGCATGTTTTGGTCACGTTTCAGATACCTACCACATTTTATACTGAGTACGCTGAAATTGGCCTCTTTGTCCTCAGAAGGGGAAAAGCGCTCAGTGCTTCACCATCTCTGGGGCtaggaggggagagaggaaggtgACGGCTTTGCCTCCTCATATGTTGCCTATCTGGAGAGCTTCCAGTGGGGACCGATGCTCACTGTGCTGCGCAGGGACAGGACGGGAAGCACCGGGTTGGTGCAAAGCCATGGCCCAGGGATGCTGTCCACAGCATCCTTGCCCATCCTGCTGGTGATACTCACGGCAGAACCTGGCGTGGGAGACAATTTTTgatctaaagaaaaaacaccGTGTGCTGAAGTGACTTGCTTGGAAATGAGCCTGCCTCTGGGCCTGCACTATAAGCTGCATGCCAGCcctaacattttttttgcttatgaTTTTTTAAAGAG
This genomic interval from Falco cherrug isolate bFalChe1 chromosome 13, bFalChe1.pri, whole genome shotgun sequence contains the following:
- the CST3 gene encoding cystatin-C — protein: MAAAGGAAAERAAMAGGRGALLLLAAALLFAGAVLAARDRPRLLGAPVDIANTGNDEGLQRALQFAMAEYNKASNDMYSSRVVRVLSAQKQIVSGIKYLMEVEIGRTTCPKPAADLQSCAFHGAPEMAKHTVCNFTVYIVPWLNEIKLLSTSCQ